From Pseudoalteromonas rubra, one genomic window encodes:
- a CDS encoding NAD(P)H nitroreductase, with amino-acid sequence MDAIELLTTRQSDSNLSFPGPDAAQLEVIKKAALKVPDHGGLKPWRFILVEEHGREKLGEIFYQAAVEEQQEQRIIDRAKSLPERAPMLVIAVSPYMEHPKVPRIEQVESAACSVFAMQQAAFAQGLSGVWRTGYFAQSNSVKRQLGLNEQDEIVGYLYLGTPTVHCTKPVRHQPEDFFTQL; translated from the coding sequence ATGGATGCCATTGAACTATTAACGACGCGACAATCTGACAGCAACTTGTCATTCCCGGGCCCTGATGCGGCTCAGCTGGAAGTAATAAAAAAAGCAGCTCTTAAAGTGCCAGATCACGGAGGATTAAAGCCGTGGCGCTTTATTCTGGTTGAGGAGCACGGCAGAGAGAAGCTGGGCGAGATCTTTTATCAGGCTGCGGTTGAGGAGCAACAAGAGCAACGTATCATCGACCGTGCGAAGTCTTTACCTGAGCGTGCCCCTATGCTGGTTATCGCGGTTTCTCCTTATATGGAACATCCAAAAGTACCCAGAATTGAGCAGGTAGAGAGTGCAGCCTGCAGCGTATTTGCTATGCAGCAGGCGGCCTTTGCTCAGGGACTGTCTGGCGTATGGAGAACGGGTTACTTTGCACAAAGCAACTCGGTGAAGCGCCAACTGGGATTGAATGAGCAGGATGAAATCGTCGGTTATCTGTATCTGGGTACACCAACCGTACACTGTACTAAACCTGTCAGACACCAGCCTGAAGACTTTTTTACCCAGTTGTAA
- the yfaE gene encoding class I ribonucleotide reductase maintenance protein YfaE, with protein MTDRPVKKIFLDPDKEPLLHAAHSPSLLATLEANQVEVAYQCREGFCGACRAKLCRGKIAYNQEPLAFVRDGEILLCCSQPVTDVIIKLV; from the coding sequence ATGACAGACAGGCCAGTCAAAAAAATCTTTCTTGATCCTGACAAAGAGCCGCTCCTCCACGCGGCTCACTCCCCTTCACTCCTTGCAACGCTTGAAGCCAATCAGGTTGAAGTTGCCTATCAGTGCAGAGAAGGGTTTTGTGGTGCGTGCCGCGCTAAGCTCTGCCGGGGAAAGATAGCCTACAATCAAGAACCTTTGGCGTTCGTCCGTGACGGAGAAATTTTGCTCTGTTGCAGCCAGCCAGTTACCGATGTGATCATTAAGCTAGTGTAG
- a CDS encoding YaeQ family protein, translating to MTDLFVFKVRMNIADLFHRSHHQEVFTAALQKAETLEHFVLKLIGFCGLSYLDNVHWLGVREKHQPDVWLENAQGQVDVALYAGVHSLSELQKYRKQANKVVFLVSDADAWYAELAPHLIAVQGISIFSLSADFVSQLAGVLSRSLHWDVIIDNGVISVSDKVDYYQSEIIKLH from the coding sequence ATGACTGATCTCTTTGTTTTTAAGGTGCGAATGAATATTGCAGACTTGTTTCATCGCTCACATCATCAGGAAGTGTTCACCGCAGCGCTGCAAAAAGCCGAAACGCTGGAGCATTTTGTGTTAAAGCTGATAGGGTTTTGCGGTCTGTCTTACTTAGACAATGTGCACTGGCTGGGAGTGAGAGAGAAGCATCAGCCAGACGTTTGGCTAGAGAATGCGCAGGGGCAAGTAGACGTTGCACTTTATGCTGGAGTACATAGCCTGAGTGAACTGCAAAAGTATCGTAAACAAGCGAATAAGGTGGTTTTTCTGGTGTCTGACGCAGATGCTTGGTATGCAGAACTGGCACCTCATCTGATAGCGGTACAGGGTATCAGTATTTTTTCACTATCCGCAGATTTTGTGAGTCAGTTGGCCGGTGTTTTATCGCGTAGCTTGCATTGGGACGTGATCATAGATAATGGGGTGATCAGCGTGAGTGACAAAGTGGATTACTATCAAAGTGAGATCATTAAACTACACTAG
- the nrdA gene encoding class 1a ribonucleoside-diphosphate reductase subunit alpha, whose protein sequence is MNQQLSVSKRNGRKEPLDLDKIHRVINWAAEGLNNVSVSQVELKSHIQFYDGIRTEDIHETIIKAAADLISKDTPDYQYLAARLAVFHLRKKAYGQFEPPHLYDHVTKLVEDKRYDAGLLTDYTREEYEQLNDYLEHDRDMSFSYAAVKQLEGKYLVQNRVTGEIYESAQFLYILVAASLFSDYPKETRLDYIKRFYDAVSQFKISLPTPIMSGVRTPTRQFSSCVLIETADSLDSINATSSAIVKYVSQRAGIGVNAGRIRALGSPIRNGEAFHTGCIPFYKHFQTAVKSCSQGGVRGGAATLFYPLWHLEVENLLVLKNNRGVEENRVRHLDYGVQFNKTMYSRLIKDDYITLFSPSDVPGLYDAFFEDQEKFERLYVQYEQDDSIRKKRIKALELFSMFAQERASTGRIYLQNVDHCNTHSPFDAKVAPIRQSNLCLEIALPTKPLSHVNDEEGEIALCTLSAFNLGAISSLDELEELAELAVRALDNLLDFQDYPVPAAKNATMGRRTLGIGVINFAYYLAKNGVKYSDGSANGLTHRTFEAIQYYLMKASNKLAQERGACPKFNETTYAKGIMPIDTYKKDVDGICNEPLHLDWDGLRQDVMQYGMRNSTLSALMPSETSSQISNATNGIEPPRGHISVKASKDGILKQVVPEYERLKDNYELLWDIPSNDGYLGLVGIMQKFVDQTISANTNYDPTKFEGGKVPMKLLLKDLLTAYKLGVKTLYYHNTRDGASDAQDEMKPEAEDDDCAGGACKI, encoded by the coding sequence ATGAACCAACAATTATCTGTCAGTAAACGTAACGGCCGTAAAGAGCCGCTTGATTTAGATAAAATTCATCGAGTGATAAACTGGGCTGCTGAAGGCCTGAATAATGTGTCTGTTTCTCAGGTAGAGCTTAAATCTCACATTCAGTTTTATGATGGTATTCGCACCGAAGACATCCATGAAACCATCATTAAAGCCGCCGCTGATCTAATTTCGAAAGATACGCCAGACTATCAATATCTGGCTGCGCGCCTGGCAGTATTCCATTTGCGCAAAAAGGCTTACGGCCAGTTTGAGCCACCGCATTTGTACGATCATGTGACTAAACTGGTTGAAGACAAGCGCTATGATGCAGGTTTATTGACTGATTATACTCGAGAAGAATATGAACAGCTAAACGACTACCTTGAGCATGATCGTGATATGTCGTTTAGTTACGCCGCCGTCAAACAGCTAGAAGGTAAGTACTTGGTGCAAAACCGGGTGACTGGCGAAATCTATGAGAGCGCTCAGTTCCTGTATATTCTGGTTGCAGCAAGCTTGTTCTCAGATTATCCGAAAGAAACGCGACTTGATTATATCAAGCGTTTCTACGACGCGGTTTCACAGTTTAAGATTTCACTGCCAACGCCAATTATGTCGGGTGTACGTACACCGACTCGTCAATTCAGCTCATGCGTACTAATTGAAACGGCAGACAGCCTTGATTCTATTAACGCAACATCGTCTGCTATTGTTAAGTACGTTAGCCAACGCGCCGGGATCGGTGTCAATGCAGGTCGGATCCGTGCTCTGGGTAGCCCTATCCGCAATGGTGAAGCATTCCACACAGGCTGTATTCCATTCTACAAGCACTTCCAAACAGCGGTGAAAAGCTGCTCTCAAGGGGGCGTTCGTGGCGGTGCTGCGACACTATTTTACCCTTTATGGCACCTGGAAGTGGAGAACCTGCTGGTTCTGAAGAACAACCGAGGTGTTGAGGAAAACCGTGTAAGACACCTCGACTACGGTGTTCAGTTCAATAAAACGATGTACTCTCGCTTAATCAAAGACGATTACATCACTTTGTTCAGCCCGTCAGATGTACCTGGTTTGTACGACGCGTTCTTCGAAGATCAAGAAAAGTTCGAACGTCTGTATGTACAGTATGAGCAGGATGATTCAATCCGTAAGAAGCGCATTAAAGCACTTGAGCTATTCTCTATGTTTGCTCAGGAACGCGCGAGTACTGGTCGTATTTATCTGCAAAACGTTGACCACTGTAATACGCACAGCCCGTTTGACGCAAAAGTTGCCCCTATTCGCCAGTCTAACCTGTGCCTGGAAATTGCACTGCCAACTAAGCCGCTTAGTCACGTCAATGACGAAGAAGGCGAGATTGCATTGTGTACTCTGTCTGCGTTTAACCTCGGCGCTATTAGCAGCCTGGATGAGCTTGAAGAGCTTGCTGAGCTGGCTGTTCGTGCTCTGGACAACTTGCTGGACTTCCAGGACTACCCTGTTCCAGCGGCAAAAAATGCCACCATGGGACGTCGCACCTTAGGTATCGGTGTCATCAACTTTGCTTACTATCTGGCAAAAAATGGCGTTAAATACTCAGATGGTAGCGCCAATGGTCTGACCCACAGAACGTTCGAAGCCATTCAGTATTACCTGATGAAAGCTTCTAACAAGTTAGCTCAGGAACGTGGTGCTTGTCCTAAATTTAATGAGACAACCTACGCAAAAGGCATCATGCCTATCGATACCTACAAAAAAGATGTAGACGGTATCTGTAACGAGCCTCTGCACCTGGACTGGGACGGATTACGTCAGGACGTAATGCAATATGGTATGCGTAACTCGACTTTGTCTGCGTTGATGCCATCTGAAACCTCTTCTCAGATCTCTAACGCAACGAATGGTATTGAGCCTCCACGCGGCCACATTAGCGTTAAGGCCAGTAAAGATGGTATCCTAAAGCAAGTAGTGCCTGAGTACGAGCGACTGAAGGACAACTACGAGCTATTATGGGATATCCCTTCAAACGATGGCTATTTAGGCCTGGTCGGTATTATGCAAAAGTTTGTTGACCAAACTATTTCTGCAAATACCAACTACGACCCGACTAAGTTTGAAGGTGGCAAAGTACCTATGAAGCTGTTGCTTAAAGATTTACTTACCGCATACAAGCTGGGCGTAAAAACCTTGTATTACCACAACACCCGTGACGGTGCATCGGATGCCCAGGACGAAATGAAGCCTGAGGCTGAAGACGATGATTGTGCAGGCGGCGCTTGTAAAATCTAA
- a CDS encoding HvfX family Cu-binding RiPP maturation protein yields the protein MYKSLYSFYRTFLNRLALLDGLAPLMLRLILAPVMIIAGYSKLNLANPDITGLSRLLADENVVAWFGNSDWGLGLPAPDLLAFLAGWTEFLGGWLLLIGLATRLVSIPLAVTMFVAATQVHWHNGWFSVAPSNPDTSAAQVFAWLGSDAAKQSLEASIEVAERLSRIKEIVAANGLPEYLYEYGNPVILNNGIEFAAIYFAMLISLLFTGGGRYFSVDYWVRKPLEPEQNYLP from the coding sequence ATGTATAAATCACTCTATTCCTTTTATCGTACCTTTCTTAATAGATTAGCCTTGCTCGACGGTCTGGCGCCATTGATGCTCAGGTTGATCCTGGCTCCGGTCATGATCATAGCTGGTTATAGCAAACTAAACCTCGCCAATCCTGATATTACTGGTCTGTCACGCTTGTTGGCCGATGAGAATGTGGTGGCCTGGTTTGGTAATTCAGACTGGGGGCTTGGTTTACCGGCACCCGACTTGCTGGCCTTTCTGGCGGGCTGGACAGAGTTTCTCGGCGGCTGGTTGCTGTTAATTGGACTGGCCACACGTTTGGTGTCCATCCCACTTGCTGTGACCATGTTCGTCGCTGCAACTCAGGTGCATTGGCATAACGGCTGGTTTTCCGTCGCCCCCAGTAATCCTGATACCAGTGCAGCACAGGTTTTTGCTTGGTTGGGCAGCGATGCTGCGAAGCAGAGTCTGGAAGCCAGTATAGAAGTAGCTGAGCGGTTATCTCGTATCAAAGAGATCGTTGCAGCGAATGGCCTACCAGAATATCTCTATGAGTATGGTAATCCGGTGATCCTGAACAATGGTATTGAGTTCGCGGCTATCTATTTTGCTATGCTGATAAGCCTGTTGTTTACCGGAGGTGGGCGCTACTTTAGTGTGGACTATTGGGTTCGAAAGCCACTGGAACCTGAGCAAAATTACTTGCCGTAA
- a CDS encoding HAD family hydrolase — translation MTQAVIFDLDGTLLNTSDDLGAALNHVLQQHEMAEVPRAVYSPAISNGVKALLEVGFGEQLSKFDFSALKQQLLDYYEQHIAVHSRCFEGIEALLQALQSREIKIAIMTNKPTFLTLPLLAQIGPLKGIEVVVCGDTLEVAKPHPEPLLLAAEQLGVDPIRCTYVGDAERDIAAAKAAGMRSAAALWGFIPSLEEAQSWSADLNLTNPESLISYI, via the coding sequence ATGACACAGGCTGTAATATTTGATCTCGACGGCACCCTGCTCAATACCAGTGATGATTTGGGCGCCGCACTCAATCACGTTTTACAACAGCACGAAATGGCCGAGGTACCGCGTGCGGTATACAGTCCGGCTATTTCCAATGGTGTAAAGGCGCTGCTGGAAGTCGGCTTTGGAGAGCAGCTCAGCAAATTCGACTTTTCAGCTTTAAAGCAACAGCTGCTGGATTATTACGAACAACACATCGCTGTTCACTCTCGCTGCTTTGAAGGTATTGAAGCTTTGCTTCAAGCCTTACAGAGCAGAGAAATTAAAATTGCGATTATGACCAATAAGCCCACTTTTCTTACCCTACCCCTGCTGGCCCAGATCGGCCCGCTTAAGGGCATTGAGGTTGTGGTGTGCGGTGACACCCTGGAAGTTGCTAAACCACACCCTGAGCCACTATTACTTGCCGCTGAACAATTGGGCGTAGATCCCATCAGATGTACCTATGTTGGAGATGCTGAACGCGACATTGCAGCGGCAAAAGCGGCAGGAATGCGGTCAGCCGCCGCCTTGTGGGGCTTCATTCCATCCCTGGAAGAGGCACAAAGTTGGTCTGCGGATCTGAATCTTACTAACCCAGAATCACTCATTTCGTATATTTAG
- the nrdB gene encoding class Ia ribonucleoside-diphosphate reductase subunit beta: MSYSTFNRTHNNQLQEPMFFGQSVNVSRYDQQKYPIFEKLIEKQLSFFWRPEEVDVSKDRLDFQALPEHEKHIFLSNLKYQTLLDSVQGRSPNVALLPIVSIPELETWIETWAFSETIHSRSYTHIIRNVTKSPELVFDDIVENDKISERAEAVTKHYDALIEKVSLYNLYGEGKHEINGETVHINLFELKKMLYLCIMSVNILEAIRFYVSFACSFAFAERELMEGNAKIIKLIARDEALHLSGTQHILNIMQDGKDDPEMAIVAAQCQEQAIQMFVEAAEQEKEWAEYLFKDGSMIGLNKDILCQYVEYITNVRMTAVGLPAQFESNSNPIPWINAWLVSDNVQVAPQEAEISSYLVGQIDAEVDASDFGDFDL, from the coding sequence ATGTCGTATTCTACGTTTAACAGAACCCACAACAATCAATTGCAGGAGCCGATGTTTTTCGGCCAATCTGTTAATGTCTCCCGTTATGATCAGCAAAAGTATCCTATTTTCGAAAAGCTGATCGAAAAGCAGCTGTCTTTTTTCTGGCGCCCTGAAGAGGTCGACGTCAGCAAAGACAGATTGGATTTCCAGGCATTACCAGAGCACGAGAAACACATATTTCTGAGCAACCTAAAGTATCAAACACTGTTAGACAGTGTACAGGGACGCTCTCCCAATGTTGCTTTGCTCCCTATTGTTTCAATCCCAGAGTTAGAAACCTGGATTGAGACCTGGGCTTTCAGTGAAACGATCCACAGCCGCTCTTACACGCATATCATTCGTAACGTCACTAAGTCACCTGAACTGGTCTTCGACGACATCGTCGAAAACGATAAGATCAGTGAGCGTGCAGAGGCAGTTACTAAACATTATGACGCATTGATCGAAAAGGTCTCTTTGTATAATCTGTACGGCGAAGGCAAGCACGAAATCAACGGCGAAACAGTGCACATTAACCTGTTTGAGCTGAAGAAAATGCTTTATCTCTGCATTATGTCGGTGAACATTCTGGAAGCGATCCGCTTTTATGTAAGCTTCGCCTGCTCATTTGCATTCGCAGAACGTGAGCTCATGGAAGGTAACGCCAAGATCATTAAGCTGATCGCCCGTGACGAAGCACTACACTTGTCTGGCACTCAGCACATCCTCAACATTATGCAAGATGGCAAAGATGATCCAGAAATGGCGATTGTGGCTGCACAATGTCAGGAGCAAGCGATCCAGATGTTTGTAGAAGCCGCTGAGCAGGAAAAAGAGTGGGCAGAATACCTGTTTAAAGATGGCTCTATGATTGGCCTGAACAAAGACATCCTGTGCCAGTATGTGGAATACATCACCAACGTACGCATGACCGCTGTCGGTTTACCGGCACAGTTTGAAAGCAACAGTAACCCTATCCCCTGGATTAATGCCTGGTTAGTGTCTGACAACGTTCAGGTTGCGCCACAAGAGGCTGAGATCAGCTCATATCTGGTAGGTCAGATTGATGCAGAAGTCGATGCGTCTGACTTTGGTGACTTTGACCTGTAA
- the ubiG gene encoding bifunctional 2-polyprenyl-6-hydroxyphenol methylase/3-demethylubiquinol 3-O-methyltransferase UbiG yields the protein MTEHQNVDLSEIAKFEEIAERWWDREGEFKPLHDINPLRLDFINDRCGGLFEKKVLDVGCGGGILTESMAKMGAKAHGIDLGQEPLNVAKLHALEAGVAIDYRKVSAEEFAAHHSAQFDVVTCMEMLEHVPDPASIIAAVAKAAKPGADVFFSTLNKTHKAFLLAVVAAERVLKIVPPGTHDHNKFIRPSTLIGWAEAEGLKVRRAAGINYNPFGKTFTLTNDVSVNYLLHFEKLA from the coding sequence ATGACCGAACATCAAAATGTAGATTTAAGTGAAATTGCAAAGTTTGAAGAGATTGCTGAACGCTGGTGGGATCGCGAAGGTGAATTTAAACCGTTGCATGACATTAACCCATTACGACTAGACTTTATCAACGATCGGTGTGGCGGTTTGTTTGAGAAAAAAGTGCTCGATGTCGGTTGTGGTGGCGGTATTCTGACAGAAAGTATGGCAAAAATGGGCGCCAAAGCGCATGGTATCGACCTGGGGCAGGAACCACTGAATGTTGCTAAACTACATGCACTGGAAGCGGGTGTTGCCATTGATTACCGCAAGGTATCAGCAGAAGAATTTGCCGCACATCATAGCGCACAGTTTGATGTCGTCACTTGCATGGAAATGCTTGAGCACGTGCCCGATCCAGCTTCTATTATTGCAGCTGTTGCAAAAGCAGCAAAACCGGGTGCCGACGTGTTCTTCTCTACATTGAACAAGACTCACAAAGCATTTTTGCTTGCCGTTGTTGCGGCTGAGCGAGTGTTGAAGATAGTACCTCCGGGCACCCACGACCACAACAAGTTCATCCGCCCCTCTACCCTGATAGGCTGGGCCGAAGCTGAAGGTTTGAAAGTGCGCCGCGCTGCCGGTATCAATTATAACCCCTTTGGTAAAACCTTTACGCTGACTAATGACGTCAGTGTCAATTACCTCCTCCACTTTGAGAAGCTCGCATGA
- a CDS encoding TonB-dependent receptor, with protein MFKQSLITFAITSAIFSSQASAAQLKGKVLDTNNQPVPNATVHLHGKSQSVKTDINGQFSINVDQAAQLHVSKDNFINERIDVTPESPYVTVKLAPSSVESVVVYASALHKSNIEMASPVAVLSGDELKNSAKPTLGETLKQLPGINASYFGPVSSSPIIRGLDGPRVKITQNGLDSSDASRVGPDHANTNDSLAAQQIEVLRGPATLLYGSGAIGGVVNVVDNRIPTDVIEGVQGAAEFSHDTNSNTNTVAALFEAGNNGFNFHFDGVTRKGGDYETPRFALPGEEHDDHGHDEHDHDEHGHDEHGEDEHGEEANGETKYAERVANTFIDSEQFNIGTSFVGDHLTVGLSYGRIETDYGIPAHSHEHHDHGDEHDHEEHDHEEHDHDDHDEHSEDEHDHAHGAEEEAVFARVKQDRWQALFNYALHNNWIESIQVRAGFTDYEHSEIEHGEVGTTFTNETTELRTNLEHRLGEWHGIIGYHFSDSDYAAEGAEAFTPATNTKTHAFYVLEERRFGDVTLELGARVEDFALSSNFTSGHDDHDEHDHDDHGHDEHEGHEDEHMAEVIDYTLDTTNFSASIGAVYDYAEGHNVAVNLSRSERAPLTAELLSNGLHIATSTYELGLGYHIEGDEVHFEPEHIEQERSTNLDISLRRFIGDFGYTVNFFYNDVSNYYYQRNTGYMYTGEHGIELADHHHDGALPVYQFESADAELYGFEFDAHYQIDARNRIKVYGDHLRAELDSGEYLPRIPANKLGTSYRFELEDFAAELSATHYMTQDKLAQSETKTDSYTLLNASFSYDFSLSGVDLVGYVNVDNITDELGFVHSSFIKEQAPLPGRNFKLGIRGYF; from the coding sequence ATGTTTAAGCAGTCTTTGATTACTTTTGCCATAACCAGCGCAATTTTTTCCTCGCAGGCCTCTGCCGCACAATTAAAAGGTAAAGTGCTGGATACCAATAACCAGCCCGTTCCTAATGCAACGGTGCATCTGCACGGTAAATCTCAGTCCGTTAAAACCGATATTAACGGTCAATTTAGCATTAACGTCGATCAAGCAGCTCAGCTGCATGTCAGTAAAGACAACTTTATCAATGAGCGCATTGATGTCACTCCGGAATCGCCTTATGTGACCGTTAAGCTAGCACCAAGTTCAGTTGAGAGCGTAGTGGTATACGCCTCTGCGCTGCACAAAAGTAACATCGAAATGGCTTCTCCTGTCGCCGTTTTAAGTGGTGATGAGCTGAAAAACAGCGCCAAGCCAACACTCGGTGAAACACTCAAACAACTGCCAGGCATTAACGCCAGTTATTTTGGACCTGTATCATCAAGCCCAATCATTCGTGGTTTAGACGGTCCACGCGTTAAAATTACCCAGAACGGTCTGGACAGCAGTGATGCATCTCGTGTCGGGCCTGACCACGCCAATACCAACGATTCTCTGGCTGCACAGCAAATTGAAGTGCTGCGCGGCCCTGCTACATTACTCTATGGCTCAGGCGCTATTGGTGGTGTAGTTAATGTGGTAGATAACCGTATCCCGACTGATGTGATTGAAGGAGTTCAGGGCGCAGCAGAGTTCAGCCACGACACCAATTCAAATACCAATACAGTCGCTGCATTATTTGAAGCAGGTAACAACGGCTTTAATTTCCACTTTGATGGCGTAACGCGTAAAGGCGGCGACTATGAAACACCGCGTTTTGCCCTACCGGGTGAAGAACATGACGACCATGGCCACGATGAGCATGATCACGACGAACATGGTCATGATGAGCACGGTGAAGACGAGCATGGGGAAGAAGCAAACGGCGAAACTAAGTACGCAGAACGTGTTGCCAATACCTTTATCGACTCTGAGCAATTTAATATTGGTACCAGTTTCGTTGGCGATCACCTGACGGTTGGCCTATCTTACGGCCGCATTGAAACAGACTATGGGATCCCTGCCCACTCTCATGAACATCACGACCATGGCGATGAACATGACCATGAAGAACATGACCATGAAGAACATGATCATGACGACCATGATGAGCATAGCGAAGACGAGCACGACCATGCACATGGCGCAGAAGAAGAAGCCGTCTTCGCTCGTGTTAAACAAGACAGATGGCAGGCACTCTTTAACTACGCATTACACAACAACTGGATCGAGTCTATCCAAGTGCGCGCAGGTTTTACCGATTATGAACACTCCGAGATTGAACATGGTGAAGTTGGTACAACATTCACTAACGAAACAACTGAACTGAGAACCAACCTCGAGCACAGATTAGGCGAATGGCACGGCATTATCGGTTATCACTTCTCTGACAGTGACTACGCCGCTGAGGGCGCAGAAGCGTTCACCCCAGCGACTAACACAAAAACACATGCATTCTACGTGCTTGAAGAGCGCCGTTTTGGTGATGTAACTTTAGAGCTGGGTGCACGTGTTGAAGACTTCGCATTGTCTAGCAACTTTACGTCAGGCCACGATGACCATGACGAGCATGATCATGATGACCACGGTCACGACGAGCATGAAGGTCATGAAGATGAACACATGGCCGAGGTAATCGACTATACACTGGATACTACTAACTTTAGTGCCTCAATTGGCGCTGTGTATGATTATGCTGAAGGTCACAATGTTGCCGTTAACCTGTCTCGCTCAGAGCGTGCACCTCTGACAGCCGAACTGCTGTCAAATGGCCTTCACATCGCCACCTCTACTTATGAGCTGGGCCTTGGCTACCATATCGAAGGTGATGAAGTTCACTTCGAGCCTGAGCACATTGAACAGGAAAGATCGACCAATCTGGATATCAGCCTAAGACGTTTCATTGGCGATTTTGGTTACACAGTAAACTTCTTCTACAATGATGTCTCGAATTACTATTATCAGCGTAATACCGGCTACATGTATACCGGTGAACACGGCATTGAACTGGCTGACCACCATCATGATGGTGCCCTGCCCGTTTATCAATTTGAAAGTGCCGATGCTGAACTATATGGGTTTGAATTTGACGCCCACTATCAGATTGATGCGCGTAACCGCATTAAAGTCTATGGTGACCACCTAAGAGCTGAACTAGATTCAGGCGAATATCTGCCACGTATTCCAGCTAATAAGCTGGGTACGAGCTACCGCTTTGAGCTTGAAGATTTTGCAGCAGAGCTGAGCGCCACGCACTACATGACACAGGACAAATTAGCGCAGTCAGAAACGAAAACCGACAGCTATACTTTACTAAATGCCAGCTTCAGTTATGACTTTAGTTTGTCAGGTGTAGATCTGGTTGGTTATGTGAATGTCGACAACATCACCGATGAACTTGGCTTTGTACACAGCTCATTTATCAAAGAGCAAGCCCCGTTGCCAGGACGTAACTTCAAGTTAGGGATCCGTGGTTACTTCTAA